In Oreochromis aureus strain Israel breed Guangdong linkage group 20, ZZ_aureus, whole genome shotgun sequence, the following are encoded in one genomic region:
- the LOC116331288 gene encoding dual specificity protein phosphatase 7-like, producing MSNVTPSKSVEWLQLELESGGTSLLLLDCRSHELYESSHIETAINLAIPGLMLRRFRKGNIPIRAIIPNHEDKEKFMRRCKTDTVLLYDECSVDWQDSGTPTSVLGLLLQKLWEDGCTAYYLEGGFVKFHTEYPEHCETLLDSSCPSSSPPVSVLGFGNLRISSDCSDGESDREPTSATESEESPIPSNQPAFPVQILPYLYLGCAKDSTNLDVLGQYNIKYILNVTPNLPNMFEHDGHFRYKQIPISDHWSQNLSQFFPEAISFIDEARSKQCGILVHCLAGISRSVTVTVAYLMQRLHLSLNDAYDFVKRKKSNISPNFNFMGQLLDFERTLGLHSPCDNCSTNQEQLFFTTPTNHNVFQLDTLEST from the exons ATGTCTAATGTGACGCCGAGTAAAAGCGTGGAATGGCTGCAACTCGAGTTAGAGTCCGGGGGcacttctctcctcctgctggaCTGCCGTTCACATGAGCTTTATGAATCATCCCATATAGAGACCGCAATAAACCTGGCCATTCCGGGGCTGATGCTCCGGAGGTTCAGAAAGGGAAACATACCTATCCGGGCTATCATTCCCAACCACGAGGATAAGGAGAAGTTCATGAGACGGTGCAAGACGGACACGGTCCTCCTGTACGATGAGTGCTCCGTGGACTGGCAGGACAGCGGGACTCCGACGTCGGTTCTGGGTCTGCTTCTTCAGAAACTGTGGGAAGACGGCTGTACAGCGTATTATCTGGAAG GTGGGTTTGTAAAGTTCCACACGGAGTACCCAGAGCACTGTGAGACCCTCTTGGACAGCTCCTGTCCCAGCTCCTCACCGCCAGTGTCTGTTCTGGGCTTCGGAAATCTCAGAATCAGCTCCGATTGTTCCGATGGGGAGTCTGATCGCGAGCCTACCAGTGCCACAGAGTCCGAGGAGAGCCCCATTCCAAGTAATCAGCCTGCCTTCCCTGTCCAAATCCTACCCTACCTTTATCTGGGCTGTGCCAAAGACTCCACTAACCTAGATGTGCTGGGCCAGTACAACATCAAGTACATCTTGAATGTCACACCCAATCTCCCCAACATGTTTGAGCATGATGGACACTTCAGGTACAAACAGATCCCCATTTCGGACCACTGGAGTCAGAACCTGTCCCAGTTCTTTCCAGAGGCAATATCATTTATAG ATGAGGCTAGGTCAAAGCAATGTGGCATCCTGGTCCACTGCCTGGCCGGCATCAGCCGCTCAGTCACCGTCACTGTGGCCTATCTGATGCAGAGACTCCACCTCTCTCTGAATGATGCTTACGACTTTGTCAAGAGGAAGAAGTCCAACATTTCGCCAAACTTCAACTTCATGGGTCAGCTCTTGGACTTTGAGAGGACTCTGGGGCTGCACAGTCCCTGTGACAACTGTTCTACCAACCAGGAGCAGCTCTTTTTCACCACACCAACCAATCACAATGTCTTTCAGCTAGATACGCTGGAGTCGACATGA